One stretch of Prunus persica cultivar Lovell chromosome G1, Prunus_persica_NCBIv2, whole genome shotgun sequence DNA includes these proteins:
- the LOC18791555 gene encoding CBL-interacting serine/threonine-protein kinase 5 has protein sequence MEERTVLFGKYEMGRLLGKGTFAKVYYGRQIASNESVAIKVISKDQVKKEGMMEQIKREIEVMRLVRHPNIVELKEVMATKTKIFFVMEYVKGGELFAKVAKGKLKEDQARKYFQQLISAVDFCHSRGVSHRDLKPENLLVDENEDLKISDFGLSALPEQLRNDGMLHTQCGTPAYVAPEVLRKKGYDGSKADIWSCGVVLFVLLAGFLPFQDENLMKMYRKVFKAEFECPPWFSTEAKRLVSKLLVSDPEKRITIPAIMRVPWFRKGFTRPVAFSMHQELVCEKSEEEEVQSDVQKASSNKSSSPKFLNAFEFISSMSSGFDLSNLFESKRKAGSMFTSKCSATAIMAKIELVAKTLSFKVAKVKDFKIRLQGPNEGRKGLLSVTAEVFEVAPEVAVVEFSKSAGDTLEYAKFCDEDVRPALKDIVWTWQGDGDGDGDGNGDGKAEGDQQDS, from the coding sequence ATGGAAGAAAGGACTGTCTTGTTTGGGAAATACGAGATGGGGAGGCTTCTGGGCAAAGGGACCTTTGCGAAGGTCTACTATGGCAGACAAATCGCCTCCAACGAAAGCGTGGCGATCAAAGTCATCAGCAAAGACCAGGTGAAGAAAGAAGGCATGATGGAGCAGATCAAGCGAGAGATCGAAGTGATGCGTTTAGTTCGTCACCCAAACATTGTCGAGCTCAAGGAGGTCATGGCCACCAAGACCAAGATCTTCTTCGTCATGGAGTACGTCAAGGGCGGCGAGCTCTTCGCGAAGGTCGCCAAGGGGAAGCTGAAGGAAGATCAGGCCCGTAAATACTTCCAGCAGCTGATCAGCGCCGTCGATTTCTGCCACAGCCGAGGCGTCTCCCACCGCGATTTGAAGCCCGAGAATCTGCTGGTCGACGAGAACGAAGATCTGAAAATCTCCGACTTCGGCCTCTCCGCCCTGCCGGAGCAGCTCCGGAACGACGGCATGTTGCACACCCAGTGTGGGACCCCTGCTTACGTGGCGCCGGAGGTTCTGAGGAAGAAAGGGTACGACGGATCCAAGGCTGACATCTGGTCCTGCGGCGTTGTGCTCTTCGTCTTGCTCGCTGGGTTTCTTCCCTTTCAGGACGAGAACCTCATGAAGATGTACAGGAAGGTATTCAAAGCTGAATTCGAGTGTCCGCCATGGTTTTCGACCGAGGCGAAACGGCTGGTTTCGAAACTCCTGGTCTCCGACCCGGAGAAACGCATCACCATCCCTGCCATCATGCGCGTGCCTTGGTTTCGCAAGGGGTTCACGAGGCCCGTGGCGTTTTCGATGCACCAGGAACTTGTTTGTGAAAAGTCTGAAGAGGAAGAAGTGCAAAGCGATGTTCAAAAGGCCAGCAGCAACAAGTCGTCGTCGCCCAAGTTCTTGAACGCGTTCGAGTTCATTTCGTCCATGTCTTCCGGGTTTGATTTGTCGAATTTGTTCGAGAGCAAGCGGAAGGCGGGGTCCATGTTCACGTCCAAGTGCTCAGCCACGGCGATTATGGCGAAGATTGAGCTGGTTGCCAAGACCCTGAGCTTCAAAGTGGCCAAGGTGAAGGACTTCAAGATAAGGCTGCAAGGGCCCAATGAGGGAAGGAAAGGGCTGCTTTCGGTGACGGCGGAGGTGTTTGAGGTGGCGCCGGAGGTGGCGGTGGTGGAGTTTTCGAAATCGGCCGGCGATACTTTGGAGTATGCTAAGTTCTGTGATGAAGATGTTAGGCCAGCATTGAAAGACATTGTTTGGACATGGCAAGGTGACGGTGACGGTGACGGTGACGGTAACGGTGACGGTAAAGCCGAGGGTGATCAACAAGACTCATGA
- the LOC18789733 gene encoding WRKY transcription factor 18 — MDSEWVNTSLGLNVIPFHPASDDQAPVKKQQELEGDYAKVFEGHASVKQEAAASHVLTEELNRISLENKKLTEMLTALCENYTNLQSHVKELMTAKQQSSDQNDLATNFNKKRKPDSEDYRNMIGLTSPGTNTETSSISDEEYPCKRPKENMNLKISKVYVRTEASDTRLIVKDGYQWRKYGQKVTRDNPSPRAYYKCSFAPSCPVKKKVQKSAENPCLLVATYEGEHNHMHPETRAEVTLIGSISPNQQLSPLSPSMAKRTSPVPTFSCDKNNNLSPREIEGAPPAFQQFLVQQMASSLTKDPNFASALAAAISGRFSDHSRMGNW; from the exons ATGGACTCAGAATGGGTGAACACTTCTCTCGGCCTCAATGTTATTCCTTTCCACCCTGCTAGTGATGATCAAGCTCCTGTGAAG aAGCAACAAGAGCTTGAAGGGGATTATGCTAAAGTATTTGAAGGCCATGCATCTGTGAAACAAGAG GCAGCAGCTAGCCATGTATTGACTGAAGAGTTGAATAGGATAAGTTTGGAGAACAAGAAGCTGACTGAGATGCTTACCGCTCTCTGTGAAAACTACACCAATTTGCAATCCCATGTGAAGGAGTTGATGACCGCCAAGCAGCAAAGCTCTGATCAAAACGATTTGGCTACAAACTTCAACAAGAAGCGAAAACCGGACAGCGAAGACTACAGAAACATGATTGGATTAACTAGTCCTGGGACTAATACTGAGACCAGCTCCATCAGTGATGAAGAGTACCCATGTAAGAGGCCGAAGGAGAACATGAACTTGAAGATTTCTAAGGTTTATGTACGCACTGAAGCCTCTGATACACGCCTG ATTGTGAAGGATGGATATcaatggagaaaatatggTCAAAAGGTCACCAGAGATAACCCATCTCCTAGGGCTTACTACAAGTGCTCCTTTGCCCCAAGTTGCCCAGTTAAAAAGAAG gtGCAAAAAAGTGCGGAAAATCCATGTTTGTTGGTGGCTACATATGAAGGAGAACATAACCACATGCACCCTGAAACCAGAGCTGAAGTAACATTGATAGGCTCAATATCTCCAAACCAGCAGCTTAGTCCGCTTTCTCCATCCATGGCCAAGAGAACATCGCCAGTTCCAACTTTCTCATgtgacaaaaataataatctgaGCCCCCGAGAAATCGAAGGCGCTCCACCGGCTTTCCAACAGTTCTTGGTCCAACAAATGGCTTCTTCCTTGACCAAAGATCCCAATTTCGCATCTGCACTTGCTGCTGCCATTTCAGGAAGATTTTCAGACCATTCTCGGATGGGAAATTGGTGA
- the LOC109947333 gene encoding uncharacterized protein LOC109947333 translates to MSQASASHIHSRRSFPSRLNLKTNVRERLGPRPDIHARLGQHEDVYERLGSQGGQLNGHRDEEREERRSAACSQRNIHERIGPQGGQLDNHHNEDREERRFATRSRRTNSRRQTTGNPSQAQSTNTPPRQRNRKDWRKFRICTTIEVDQANSSPFTAKIEQAAPPKRFSTPSFTCFKGDSNPESHLKHFKSLMILYKAEDVLMCKVFAMTLRGAAQDWFHTLPSGSINSFKELTYVFTKEYTSYRTIKKNPDHLFNLRKKPEESLRDYIKRFKPEKANIVGQTLAEVFVTTERYALWDDDRITAKKSTEQEDRPAKRAEQRGDRLGSRDKDKGKSRPQREATTKENYTKFSIPIHQILAQVKNRPWVKRPPPLKGDPDKRDTRKYCAFHATHGHNTNNCFAWKAHLEELVREGHCTEFIAKQAIQQIEDRDTAKEPPQKVIRINTILADSEESGLTNKEKKRKIKQATMISQVSTSLSLAEDDPVIGFQKKDLIGLDLPHNDALVINIQIAQAMVDRVHADECSAANILQLAVVQHMGLEAKINKSAKSLTGFNGATTVTVGTIDLDIYSPPVIRSQTFMVIDEVSPYNGILGRPWIGKINAITSAVHQKIRYPIPGGGIGQINSDQAIARKCSAQGLKKGEQTQFLPVNQADLKGVEQA, encoded by the exons ATGTCGCAAGCATCCGCAAGCCATATTCATAGCAGACGAAGTTTCCCATCCAGATTGAATTTAAAGACCAACGTGCGCGAAAGGCTGGGCCCAAGACCTGACATCCACGCTCGCCTAGGCCAGCATGAAGACGTTTATGAAAGGCTAGGCTCCCAGGGAGGTCAACTTAACGGCCATCGAGACGAGGAAcgagaagaaaggcgctccgCTGCCTGTTCACAGAGAAATATTCATGAAAGGATAGGCCCCCAGGGAGGTCAACTCGACAATCATCACAATGAGGACCGTGAAGAAAGGCGCTTCGCTACTCGCTCTCGAAGAACTAATTCTCGTCGGCAAACTACTGGAAATCCCTCGCAAGCGCAGTCCACCAACACGCCTCCTAGACAGCGCAACCGAAAAG ATTGGCGGAAATTTCGAATATGCACTACGATTGAGGTAGACCAAGCAAACTCCTCACCTTTCACCGCCAAAATCGAGCAGGCTGCTCCCCCGAAAAGATTCTCAACGCCCTCTTTCACATGTTTCAAAGGCGATTCCAACCCTGAAAGTCATCTGAAGCACTTCAAGAGCCTTATGATCCTCTACAAAGCCGAAGACGTGCTAATGTGCaaggtgtttgcaatgacTTTGCGAGGAGCAGCTCAGGATTGGTTCCATACCCTGCCATCTGGGTCGATCaacagcttcaaggagcttaCTTACGTCTTCACTAAAGAATACACTTCTTATCGGacgatcaagaagaaccctgaccatctgttcaacctgcgcaagaagcCCGAGGAATCccttcgagattacatcaagaggttCAAACCAGAAAAGGCCAACATCGTAGG CCAGACTCTGGCAGAGGTCTTCGTGACCACAGAACGCTACGCACTCTGGGATGACGATCGAATCACCGCGAAGAAGTCCACTGAGCAGGAAGATCGACCGGCTAAACGGGCAGAACAAAGAGGCGACAGGCTTGGCAGCAGGGACAAAGACAAAGGCAAGTCACGCCCACAAAGAGAGGCCACGACGAAAgagaactacaccaagttctCTATCCCTATACATCAAATTTTAGCCCAAGTAAAGAACAGACCTTGGGTAAAAAGACCGCCACCCTTGAAAGGAGATCCAGACAAGAGGGATACTAGAAAATATTGTGCCTTCCATGCGACACATGGGCACAATACGAATAATTGCTTTGCTTGGAAAGCGCATCTCGAAGAACTCGTGAGAGAAGGTCATTGCACGGAGTTCATCGCGAAGCAGGCCATCCAGCAGATAGAAGACCGCGATACCGCCAAAGAGCCACCccagaaggtcataaggattaacacaatcctagccgaCTCCGAGGAGTCTGGActgaccaacaaagaaaagaagaggaagatcaaacaggcTACTATGATCTCCCAAGTCTCAACTAGCCTCTCACTGGCAGAAGACGATCCCGTGATCggctttcaaaagaaagacttAATCGGCCTTGATCTACCGCACAACGACGCCCTTGTCATCAACATTCAAATCGCTCAGGCCATGGTCGACCGAGTCCATGCAGATGAATGCAGTGCAGCCAACATCCTACAATTGGCAGTCGTCCAACATATGGGCTTAGAGGCAAAGATCAATAAATCAGCTAAGTCGCTGACTGGTTTCAATGGCGCAACGACGGTTACCGTGGGCACGATAGATCTCGACATCTACTCTCCACCTGTAATCAGGTCGCAAACGTTCATGGTCATTGATGAAGTCTCACCCTACAATGGCATTCTAGGCAGACCATGGATCGGCAAGATCAACGCCATCACCTCTGCCGTACATCAGAAGATTCGCTACCCAATCCCTGGGGGCGGTATCGGCCAGATCAACAGCGATCAGGCAATAGCAAGAAAATGCTCAGCTCAAGGTCTAAAGAAAGGCGAGCAAACACAGTTCCTCCCTGTGAATCAGGCAGACCTAAAGGGAGTAGAACAAGCATAG
- the LOC109947338 gene encoding uncharacterized protein LOC109947338, producing MLGIDPQIICHRLHVNPAIKPVAQKRRNFAPERVAIIEAEINELLAAGFIEEVSYAEWLANVVLVAKKDKDGASNHKGAGADVVIITPDGTLLEQTITLGFSASNNEAEYEALLAGLRLAKELTIKRLAIYSDSQLITNQASGEYMTKHPRMIQYLDKVQGLLKEFPTFTIQQVPRAENTHADALASLGSALDTQFRRSIPVEHLDRPSIEETKPIDSMQIDEDPSWQHPIIDYLVNENLPTDKSEARKVQQKAARYYMQGDKLIRRSYSGPHLTCIKYPQTLEVLCKIHDDECGNHSGGRSLAQKALNVGYFWPTMRHDSTEYVKRCDRCQRYKPVPNLPAEIYHPQNSPWPFMQWVIDLITAFFKKYGIKQHLSTTRYPQGNGQAEASNKIILDCLKKRLEGAERKWVDELPGVLWAYRTTKRRSTGETPFSLAYGTEAIIPPHITVPSIGIEVGSIEQNSEQMRLNLDLLEGEREKAIVRVASYQQRLKSYYDKRAKIKQFQPGDVVLRKAFITA from the exons ATGCTTGGCATCGATCCCCAGATCATCTGCCACCGACTACACGTCAACCCAGCCATTAAACCTGTAGCGCAGAAGAGACGCAACTTCGCCCCCGAGCGGGTTGCCATCATTGAAGCCGAGATCAATGAGCTTCTAGCTGCTGGTTTCATCGAAGAAGTCTCCTACGCAGAATGGCTGGCGAACGTTGTTCTAGTGgcaaagaaagataaag ACGGAGCATCAAATCACAAAGGAGCAGGGGCAGACGTCGTCATAATCACCCCAGATGGAACCTTGTTGGAACAAACCATCACACTAGGCTTTTCTGCTTCAAACAACGAGGCAGAATATGAGGCATTGCTCGCAGGACTGCGCCTAGCAAAAGAACTGACGATCAAGAGATtagccatctactcagactcTCAGCTGATCACGAATCAAGCCTCAGGCGAGTATATGACAAAGCATCCAAGAATGATCCAGTACCTCGACAAAGTCCAAGGACTTCTGAAAGAATTTCCTActttcaccatccaacaagttccACGGGCAGAGAACACCCATGCAGATGCGTTGGCAAGCCTAGGATCAGCGCTGGACACCCAGTTCAGACGCTCCATCCCAGTCGAACACCTTGACCGACCAAGCATCGAAGAAACAAAGCCAATCGACTCAATGCAGATCGATGAAGACCCCAGCTGGCAACACCCCATCATCGACTACTTGGTGAATGAAAATCTGCCAACGGATAAGTCCGAAGCTAGGAAGGTCCAACAGAAAGCCGCGAGATATTACATGCAAGGCGACAAGCTCATTCGCAGATCATACTCCGGCCCTCATCTCACTTGCATAAAGtaccctcaaacacttgaggtcCTCTGCAAAATTCATGACGACGAGTGTGGCAACCACTCTGGGGGCAGGTCACTCGCCCAGAAGGCTCTAAACGTAGGCTATTTCTGGCCTACTATGCGCCATGACTCCACTGAATATGTCAAAAGATGTGATCGCTGTCAACGGTACAAACCAGTTCCTAATCTGCCTGCCGAAATCTACCATCCGCAGAACAGTCCGTGGCCTTTCATGCAATGGGTCATCGACTTA ATCACTGCCTTCTTCAAAAAGTATGGCATCAAGCAGCATCTATCTACCACAAGATATCCTCAAGGCAACGGCCAGGCCGAggcatccaataaaataatattggacTGTCTAAAGAAGAGATTAGAAGGCGCCGAAAGAAAATGGGTAGATGAGCTCCCTGGTGTactatgggcttatcgcacCACCAAGCGAAGATCAACTGGCGAAACCCCGTTTTCCCTCGCCTATGGAACTGAAGCGATCATTCCTCCTCACATCACTGTCCCCTCTATAGGCATCGAAGTGGGCAGTATTGAGCAGAACTCCGAGCAGATGAGACTCAACCTTGACTTACTTGAAGGCGAGCGCGAGAAGGCCATTGTCCGAGTCGCCTCCTATCAACAGCGGTTGAAGTCTTACTATGACAAAAGAGCCAAGATCAAACAGTTTCAACCAGGCGACGTTGTGCTAAGAAAGGCCTTCATCACTGCATAA
- the LOC18789136 gene encoding probable WRKY transcription factor 40, translating into MISYCPVALEILMNMDDHTPTKRKVDALQQDLLRLRKENEALRFLLTAMTTKCNTLEQLIREKNSERNDQFPVAQKTTQFLVRTDSKDNTLIVKDGYQWRKYGQKVTKDNPSSPRAYFKCSLAPRCPVKKKVQRCMVDKSLLVATYEGQHNHEAINGSPLGQFSCSSSTAVHNNNIIINPINFPSHGTSADINNNDVINIVSPSNSSRPVPITLDLTLSGSTSNQENNRSAGSPQNSSSSAQNIDCESRIEDYVAYLTKDHNFTQALAAAVASSITRPSADRQNQ; encoded by the exons ATGATTTCATATTGTCCTGTGGCTCTTGAAATCTTGATGAACATGGATGATCATACCCCTACCAAAAGAAAG GTGGATGCTCTCCAACAAGACTTGCTGCGTCTGCGAAAAGAGAATGAAGCTCTGCGATTCTTGCTTACAGCTATGACCACCAAATGCAACACACTTGAGCAGCTAATCCGAGAGAAAAACAGTGAACGAAATGATCAGTTTCCGGTTGCTCAGAAGACAACACAGTTTCTTGTGAGAACCGACTCCAAAGACAACACCCTA ATTGTGAAAGATGGATATCAATGGAGGAAATACGGACAGAAGGTTACGAAAGACAACCCATCATCCCCTCGAGCTTATTTCAAGTGTTCCTTGGCTCCTCGATGTCCAGTCAAGAAGAAG GTGCAGAGATGCATGGTGGATAAGTCTCTTCTTGTGGCAACATATGAAGGACAGCACAACCATGAAGCCATCAATGGCTCACCACTTGGACAATTTTCATGTTCATCATCCACAGCTgttcataataataatattattattaatcctATTAATTTTCCTTCGCATGGTACCTCAGCagatattaataataatgatgTCATAAATATTGTTAGCCCTTCGAATTCTTCTCGGCCGGTGCCTATCACCCTTGATCTGACACTCTCGGGATCCACGAGcaatcaagaaaataatagaTCAGCTGGAAGCCCTCAAAACTCATCATCAAGTGCCCAGAACATCGACTGTGAAAGTAGAATTGAAGATTACGTTGCTTATTTAACCAAAGATCATAATTTCACACAAGCTTTGGCTGCTGCAGTTGCAAGCTCCATTACAAGACCTTCTGCAGACAGACAAAACCAGTGA